A single region of the Massilia sp. erpn genome encodes:
- a CDS encoding M48 family metalloprotease produces MDKLPSLARLLALSCILCAPLPASALDQAQVEQGAARLYRERIEELRRAHSLDTDPAFHARVERILQPLLAQAARDYPVSAAWSWEWHTTPDGDENAFAMAGGKLLLSREFTRRLELSDAELAMLLAHEIAHAVLLHNLHEFEQALRLDPQWAARPFAELEHAVDHDQALMRQLASLNQQQEEEADREGLKLAWRAGWPAARLARYFYKLSRNSYAPYLDSFAHPAPARRWQAARQLAGQLDQP; encoded by the coding sequence ATGGACAAGCTTCCATCCCTGGCCCGCCTGCTTGCCCTGTCGTGTATCCTGTGCGCGCCGCTGCCTGCCTCGGCTCTCGACCAGGCGCAGGTGGAGCAGGGCGCCGCCCGTCTGTACCGCGAGCGCATCGAGGAACTGCGGCGCGCCCACAGCCTCGATACCGATCCCGCCTTCCACGCCCGCGTCGAACGCATCCTGCAGCCCTTGCTGGCGCAGGCTGCGCGCGACTACCCCGTCAGCGCCGCCTGGTCCTGGGAATGGCATACCACGCCCGACGGCGACGAAAACGCTTTTGCCATGGCCGGCGGCAAGCTGCTGCTCAGCCGCGAATTCACGCGCCGCCTGGAATTGAGCGATGCCGAACTGGCCATGCTGCTGGCGCATGAAATCGCCCATGCCGTGCTGCTGCACAATCTGCACGAATTTGAGCAGGCCTTGCGCCTCGATCCGCAATGGGCGGCGCGCCCCTTCGCCGAACTGGAACACGCGGTCGACCATGACCAGGCGCTGATGCGCCAGCTCGCGTCCTTGAACCAGCAGCAGGAAGAGGAGGCCGACCGCGAAGGCTTGAAGCTGGCCTGGCGCGCCGGCTGGCCCGCCGCCCGGCTGGCGCGCTATTTCTATAAATTGAGCCGCAACAGCTACGCGCCGTATCTGGACAGCTTCGCCCATCCGGCGCCGGCGCGGCGCTGGCAGGCCGCGCGCCAGCTGGCCGGGCAGCTCGATCAACCATAG
- a CDS encoding YaeQ family protein — protein sequence MALKATIYKAELSIADMDRNYYGTHTLTLARHPSETDERMMVRLLAFAIHADEALTFTKGMFDVDEPDLWQKDLTDAIQLWIEVGQPDDRRILKGAGRSDKVIVYCYNATSHIWWKQIANKIDRARNVTVINLPSEATLALESMAKRSMQLQCTIQDGQIWLTDGEQTVQIDRETLKS from the coding sequence ATGGCACTCAAAGCAACAATTTACAAAGCCGAACTGTCGATTGCGGACATGGACCGCAACTACTATGGCACCCATACGCTGACCCTGGCGCGCCACCCGTCCGAAACGGACGAGCGCATGATGGTGCGCCTGCTGGCCTTCGCCATCCATGCCGACGAGGCGCTGACCTTCACCAAGGGCATGTTCGACGTCGATGAGCCGGACCTGTGGCAGAAAGACCTGACCGACGCCATCCAGCTGTGGATCGAAGTCGGCCAGCCGGATGACCGCCGCATCCTGAAGGGCGCCGGCCGTTCGGACAAGGTGATCGTGTACTGCTACAACGCCACCAGCCATATCTGGTGGAAGCAGATCGCCAACAAGATCGACCGCGCCAGGAATGTCACGGTCATCAACCTGCCGTCCGAAGCCACGCTGGCGCTGGAAAGCATGGCCAAGCGCAGCATGCAGCTGCAATGCACCATCCAGGACGGCCAGATCTGGCTGACCGACGGCGAGCAGACGGTCCAGATCGACCGCGAAACCCTGAAGTCCTGA
- the purU gene encoding formyltetrahydrofolate deformylase — protein sequence MIYPEYILTLSCQDQRGIVHRVSGFLADHGCNIIDSAQFGDQEEHRFFMRVHFSREDAAVSDEALRAAFTGLAQEMQLEWDLHDAHYKPRVMLMVSKIGHCLNDLLFRYKSGLLPVEIPAIVSNHMDFYQLAASYNIPFHHLPLATGAPEAAKLAQEAKIIELMDMHQVDLVVLARYMQILSPSLCARLKGKAINIHHSFLPSFKGAKPYAQAHHRGVKLIGATAHFVTGDLDEGPIIEQDVERVDHSMDAATLSAIGRDVECVVLARAVKWFVEHRLLQNGSKTVVFK from the coding sequence ATGATCTACCCGGAATACATCTTGACTCTTTCTTGCCAGGACCAGCGCGGCATTGTGCACCGCGTCTCGGGATTCCTGGCCGACCATGGCTGCAATATCATCGACTCCGCCCAGTTTGGCGACCAGGAGGAGCATCGCTTCTTCATGCGCGTGCACTTCTCGCGCGAAGATGCCGCCGTCAGCGATGAAGCGCTGCGCGCCGCCTTCACCGGGCTGGCGCAGGAAATGCAGCTGGAGTGGGACCTGCACGACGCGCACTACAAGCCGCGCGTGATGCTGATGGTATCGAAAATCGGCCATTGCCTGAACGATCTGCTGTTCCGCTACAAGAGCGGCCTGCTGCCGGTCGAAATCCCGGCCATCGTCTCCAACCACATGGACTTTTACCAGCTGGCGGCCAGCTATAATATTCCCTTCCACCACCTGCCGCTGGCAACTGGCGCGCCGGAAGCGGCGAAGCTGGCCCAGGAAGCGAAAATCATCGAACTGATGGACATGCACCAGGTCGATCTGGTGGTGCTGGCGCGCTATATGCAGATCCTGTCGCCATCGCTGTGCGCCCGCCTGAAAGGCAAGGCAATCAATATCCACCACTCCTTCCTGCCCAGTTTCAAGGGCGCCAAGCCGTATGCCCAGGCGCACCACCGCGGCGTGAAGCTGATCGGCGCCACCGCCCATTTCGTCACCGGCGATCTGGACGAAGGCCCGATCATCGAGCAGGATGTGGAACGCGTCGACCACTCGATGGATGCCGCCACCTTGTCGGCCATCGGCCGCGACGTGGAATGCGTGGTGCTGGCGCGCGCCGTGAAGTGGTTCGTCGAGCATCGCTTGCTGCAGAACGGCAGCAAAACCGTGGTATTCAAATAA